The Oleidesulfovibrio alaskensis DSM 16109 genome has a segment encoding these proteins:
- the rfaD gene encoding ADP-glyceromanno-heptose 6-epimerase → MYIVTGGAGFIGSAMVWKLNTMGIDNILVVDNLASTEKWKNLVNLRYVDYMHRDAFLDLLLDDCLPWNVKGIVHMGACSSTTERDADFLMENNYRYTKALCDFALQHGARFINASSAATYGDGSCGFDDSVETMHRIKPLNMYGYSKQLFDLRAHAEGKLDSIASLKFFNVYGPNEYHKDDMRSVVCKAFSQIGSEGLMRLFRSYHPDYPDGGQKRDFVYVKDCVDVMWWLLENPSANGLFNIGTGNARTWNDLARAVFSAMNVPERIEYIDMPEQLRGKYQYYTQAPVQRLADAGCPVTFRSLEDGVKDYVQNYLAAEDPYLDPRAGV, encoded by the coding sequence ATGTACATAGTCACAGGTGGTGCAGGATTTATCGGCAGCGCCATGGTCTGGAAGCTCAACACCATGGGCATAGACAATATTCTGGTGGTGGATAATCTGGCCAGTACGGAAAAATGGAAGAATCTCGTAAATCTGCGGTATGTCGATTACATGCACCGCGATGCATTTCTCGATCTGCTGCTGGATGACTGCCTGCCGTGGAACGTGAAGGGCATTGTGCATATGGGCGCCTGCTCTTCCACCACGGAACGCGACGCTGATTTTCTGATGGAGAACAACTACCGCTATACCAAAGCCCTGTGTGATTTTGCCCTGCAGCATGGCGCGCGTTTTATCAATGCCAGCTCGGCAGCCACCTACGGCGACGGCTCATGCGGGTTTGATGATTCCGTGGAAACCATGCACCGCATCAAGCCGCTGAACATGTACGGCTATTCCAAACAGCTGTTTGACCTGCGCGCCCATGCCGAAGGCAAGCTGGACAGCATAGCCAGCCTGAAGTTTTTCAATGTTTACGGTCCCAACGAATACCATAAGGATGATATGCGTTCGGTGGTGTGCAAGGCTTTTTCACAGATAGGTTCTGAAGGGCTCATGCGTCTTTTCCGCTCGTATCACCCCGATTATCCCGACGGCGGGCAGAAGCGTGATTTTGTATACGTGAAAGACTGCGTGGACGTGATGTGGTGGCTGCTGGAAAATCCTTCCGCCAACGGGCTGTTCAATATCGGCACCGGCAACGCCCGTACGTGGAACGATCTGGCGCGGGCGGTGTTCAGCGCCATGAACGTGCCCGAACGCATCGAATACATCGATATGCCCGAGCAGCTGCGCGGCAAATACCAGTATTACACGCAGGCTCCCGTGCAGCGGCTGGCTGATGCCGGTTGTCCGGTGACGTTCCGTTCGCTGGAAGACGGTGTTAAGGATTATGTGCAGAATTATCTTGCAGCGGAAGATCCGTATCTCGACCCCCGTGCAGGGGTATAG
- a CDS encoding response regulator, whose amino-acid sequence MQTAPAQHATVLTVEDDPVIRETIAAWLEDSGLTVLQAEDGSKGLDVFRRHTPDLVLLDLGIPGMSGESLLKLMVQEQPDTPVIIVSGTAEIDAAISAFKNGAWDFITKPVPNMELLEKTVRNCLERKSLRERLDAAETRYFQFIQHLPVTVFSMDGSMQVTWLNAACPRVLGWPVAEALGTENWFMDNVHPPDRPALQQALEAALQRGNDIFCEFSFRHRHGYLIRLQARSTSVSAPDAARAGRIEGVLLDITDRDFLDKVLVQREKLNTLGAMADEVAHEFRNPLFALGGFARRLHARMPDIMEAGIILEEAKRMETMLDRLKEYTSPVDVSPEPTNVNTSVNFALDRLEPQIARRRAAVSSNLEAGMPEIQSDPDILLQVLMNLVTNLLDAMPEGETLRLITSQSAGTQEVTLMAPVQGTPMADPEQLLLPFDVSGPQRNLAVSYRLVKTIGGLLSVTRSHNVHTLTLSLPAGHDSRVPGTGAGAS is encoded by the coding sequence ATGCAAACCGCACCGGCACAACACGCCACGGTACTTACGGTGGAAGATGACCCTGTCATCCGCGAAACCATAGCAGCCTGGCTGGAGGATTCCGGCCTGACCGTGCTGCAGGCCGAAGACGGCAGCAAAGGTCTGGACGTTTTCCGCAGGCACACACCAGACCTTGTACTGCTGGATCTCGGCATTCCCGGCATGAGCGGTGAAAGCCTGCTCAAGCTCATGGTGCAGGAACAGCCCGACACGCCGGTCATCATCGTTTCCGGCACGGCGGAGATAGACGCCGCCATCAGCGCCTTCAAGAACGGCGCATGGGATTTCATCACCAAACCCGTGCCCAATATGGAACTGCTGGAAAAAACCGTGCGGAACTGTCTGGAACGCAAATCACTGCGCGAACGGCTGGACGCCGCAGAGACCCGCTATTTCCAGTTCATCCAGCATCTGCCCGTGACGGTGTTTTCCATGGACGGCAGCATGCAGGTCACATGGCTCAATGCCGCATGCCCCAGAGTGCTGGGCTGGCCCGTGGCAGAAGCGCTGGGGACGGAAAACTGGTTCATGGATAACGTGCACCCGCCGGACAGGCCCGCACTGCAACAGGCACTGGAAGCCGCGCTGCAGCGCGGGAACGACATTTTCTGCGAATTTTCATTCCGCCACCGCCACGGCTACCTTATCCGCCTGCAGGCGCGCTCCACATCCGTATCTGCTCCGGACGCTGCGCGCGCGGGCAGAATCGAAGGCGTTCTGCTTGATATCACCGACCGCGATTTTCTGGATAAGGTGCTTGTGCAGCGCGAAAAACTGAACACGCTGGGAGCCATGGCCGATGAAGTGGCCCATGAATTCCGCAACCCGCTGTTTGCGCTGGGCGGTTTTGCACGCAGACTGCATGCGCGCATGCCCGACATCATGGAGGCCGGCATCATTCTGGAAGAAGCAAAACGCATGGAAACCATGCTGGACAGGCTAAAGGAGTACACCAGCCCTGTGGACGTCTCGCCGGAACCCACCAATGTCAACACATCCGTCAATTTTGCGCTGGACAGGCTGGAACCTCAGATAGCCAGACGCCGGGCGGCCGTTTCCAGCAATCTGGAAGCCGGCATGCCGGAAATACAGTCCGATCCAGACATTCTGCTGCAGGTGCTCATGAATCTGGTGACCAACCTGCTGGATGCCATGCCTGAAGGCGAAACGCTGCGGCTGATCACCTCACAAAGTGCCGGAACACAGGAAGTGACGCTCATGGCACCGGTGCAGGGCACGCCCATGGCCGACCCCGAACAGCTGCTGCTGCCCTTTGACGTTTCCGGACCGCAAAGAAACCTTGCGGTAAGTTACCGGCTGGTAAAAACCATCGGCGGGCTGCTGTCCGTCACCCGCAGCCACAACGTGCATACGCTTACTCTTTCGCTGCCCGCCGGACACGACAGCCGCGTACCCGGCACGGGTGCCGGTGCTTCCTGA
- the mutL gene encoding DNA mismatch repair endonuclease MutL: MTQDNTPQRKRIQLLPDALRNQIAAGEVVERPSSVVKELVENSLDAGARTVEVAIEDGGRSLITVRDDGDGIDAAELELAVTRHATSKVTTFDELMRIASYGFRGEALPSIASVSDFRMTSAPAQRTAADTAPEASCIHVRHGSIISHGPAALSRGTLVEVRDLFMNVPARLKFLKTTATESKRCQELFCRLALARPDAGFSLSSGGREVFRFPAGQTWRERLAVLWPPSITESMVEVPPLCSRAHDGTVPDVQVRGLCGDPRQSQPRADKMLFYVNGRAVTDKLLMRAVRDAYSGRMLGREYPQVLLFIELAPEMVDVNVHPAKSEVRFREERHVFSAVRRAVEAALQQLSATGTPDSPDTAGVADIPGHAASGAAGLRLTPDSPATPRAAARPLGFWGEADAAPIVPRAPRDHEDDEVTLRHMPQPSSADGRTDRTEHTDSAEAPDAHLPHRDDGVRIDFMAGGPSRAAGHTDAAVAEQPEAEYGHAAPHSTPQPAGAPADPAHGGVTVGEYTYLGQIADTYLVVRRKGSTLLLLDQHAVHERVLYERIRRDATQGQTQLLAFPAEMPLHNAEAERLASVWEKLAAMGFALETHGPSLRIRGIPSTLDQRGATEFLREVLADRKGRLPDMWVMMSCRSAIKAGQRLTPDEAAGLIAQWLEVPDREFCPHGRPAVLRFTPADLEKMFKRTG; the protein is encoded by the coding sequence ATGACGCAAGATAACACTCCGCAGCGCAAACGCATACAGCTGCTGCCCGACGCCCTGCGCAACCAGATAGCCGCGGGCGAAGTGGTGGAACGCCCTTCCAGCGTGGTCAAGGAACTGGTGGAAAACAGTCTGGACGCCGGTGCACGCACGGTGGAAGTGGCCATTGAAGACGGCGGACGCAGCCTGATAACCGTACGCGACGACGGCGACGGCATAGACGCGGCCGAACTGGAACTGGCCGTGACCAGACACGCCACCAGCAAAGTCACCACGTTTGACGAACTGATGCGCATAGCCAGTTACGGCTTCCGCGGAGAGGCACTGCCCAGCATAGCCTCGGTATCAGATTTCCGCATGACCTCAGCGCCTGCTCAGCGCACGGCGGCTGATACCGCACCGGAAGCCAGCTGCATCCATGTGCGGCACGGCAGCATCATTTCGCACGGGCCGGCAGCGCTGTCCAGAGGCACACTGGTGGAAGTGCGCGACCTGTTCATGAACGTTCCGGCACGGCTTAAATTTCTTAAAACCACAGCCACGGAAAGCAAACGCTGTCAGGAACTGTTCTGCAGGCTGGCGCTGGCACGCCCCGACGCGGGGTTTTCACTTTCCAGCGGCGGGCGCGAGGTGTTCCGCTTTCCTGCCGGTCAGACGTGGCGCGAACGCCTTGCGGTGCTGTGGCCGCCCAGCATCACGGAATCAATGGTGGAAGTACCGCCTTTGTGCAGCCGCGCCCACGACGGTACAGTACCCGACGTGCAGGTACGCGGACTGTGCGGCGACCCCCGCCAGTCGCAGCCGCGGGCGGACAAGATGCTGTTTTACGTCAACGGCAGAGCGGTTACCGACAAATTGCTCATGCGTGCCGTGCGCGATGCCTATTCCGGCAGAATGCTGGGGCGCGAGTATCCGCAGGTGCTGCTGTTCATCGAACTGGCCCCCGAAATGGTCGATGTGAACGTGCATCCCGCCAAAAGCGAAGTGCGCTTCCGCGAAGAACGGCATGTCTTCAGTGCCGTGCGCCGCGCGGTTGAAGCCGCCCTGCAGCAGCTGAGCGCCACAGGGACACCGGACAGTCCGGATACCGCAGGCGTTGCAGACATACCCGGACATGCCGCTTCCGGCGCAGCCGGTCTGCGTCTGACACCGGACAGCCCTGCCACCCCAAGGGCAGCCGCCCGTCCGCTGGGATTCTGGGGAGAGGCAGACGCAGCACCCATTGTACCCAGAGCGCCGCGTGACCATGAGGACGACGAGGTGACGCTGCGTCATATGCCGCAGCCGTCCTCTGCCGACGGCAGAACAGACCGCACGGAGCATACGGACAGTGCGGAAGCACCGGACGCGCACCTGCCTCACCGTGACGACGGGGTGCGCATTGACTTCATGGCAGGCGGCCCTTCGCGGGCGGCAGGACACACGGACGCCGCAGTTGCGGAACAGCCGGAAGCGGAATACGGCCATGCAGCCCCGCACAGCACCCCGCAGCCGGCCGGTGCCCCCGCGGACCCCGCACACGGGGGTGTCACCGTGGGCGAATACACCTATCTCGGCCAGATTGCGGACACGTATCTGGTTGTCAGGCGCAAAGGCAGCACCCTGCTGCTGCTCGACCAGCATGCCGTGCATGAGCGCGTGCTGTACGAACGCATCCGCCGCGATGCCACGCAGGGGCAGACGCAGCTGCTGGCCTTTCCTGCGGAAATGCCCCTGCATAACGCAGAAGCGGAACGTCTTGCCTCGGTGTGGGAAAAGCTGGCAGCCATGGGGTTTGCGCTGGAAACGCACGGGCCTTCGCTGCGCATCCGGGGCATACCGTCCACCCTGGACCAGCGCGGGGCCACGGAATTTCTGCGTGAAGTGCTGGCAGACAGAAAGGGCAGACTGCCCGATATGTGGGTGATGATGTCGTGCCGCTCCGCCATCAAGGCGGGGCAGCGGCTTACTCCTGACGAGGCTGCGGGCCTTATTGCCCAATGGCTTGAAGTGCCCGATAGAGAATTCTGCCCCCACGGGCGGCCCGCGGTGCTGCGCTTCACCCCCGCCGATCTGGAAAAAATGTTCAAACGCACAGGGTGA
- a CDS encoding ABC transporter ATP-binding protein, with translation MKPVLSFCDMSFFWHGGTGLRNVALDIYAGDHVLVTGPSGAGKSTLLRLAARLEEPSSGCIALDGQPLAQLDVHELRRRVGFIQQTPVVDEGTVRHNLLLAFGFRANAALRRPDDAALRHWLDRFLLSSVGLDDSASVLSVGQRQRLCIIRAMLAGPQMLLLDEPTSALDPESRGVVDSRLAALNAEGVTLLMVTHAEGACRGAGRRRVEVCGGRVREVPSAEVPRCTQASGAAGPDAGSRDRVAGKCTADSGEGVA, from the coding sequence ATGAAGCCGGTATTATCATTTTGTGACATGAGTTTTTTCTGGCACGGCGGTACGGGGCTGCGCAATGTGGCGCTGGACATTTACGCGGGTGACCATGTGCTGGTTACCGGACCTTCCGGTGCGGGCAAGTCAACCCTGCTGCGTCTTGCCGCACGTCTGGAGGAGCCCTCATCGGGCTGCATAGCATTGGACGGTCAGCCGCTGGCGCAACTGGATGTGCACGAACTGCGGCGCAGGGTGGGGTTCATACAGCAGACCCCCGTGGTCGATGAAGGAACGGTGCGCCACAATCTGCTGCTCGCTTTCGGTTTTCGCGCCAATGCCGCGCTGCGGCGTCCTGATGATGCGGCATTACGGCACTGGCTGGACAGGTTTCTGCTGTCATCCGTGGGGCTGGACGACTCCGCGTCCGTGTTGAGCGTGGGGCAGCGCCAGCGGCTGTGCATCATCCGCGCCATGCTTGCCGGTCCGCAGATGCTGCTGCTGGACGAGCCCACAAGCGCGCTTGACCCGGAAAGCCGTGGCGTTGTGGACAGCAGGCTGGCGGCATTGAATGCCGAAGGTGTGACTCTGCTGATGGTGACGCATGCCGAAGGAGCATGCCGCGGGGCAGGCAGGCGCAGGGTGGAAGTCTGTGGCGGCAGGGTGCGCGAGGTGCCGTCGGCAGAGGTGCCGCGATGTACACAGGCGTCCGGTGCCGCGGGGCCGGATGCCGGAAGCCGTGACCGTGTTGCCGGAAAATGCACTGCGGACAGCGGGGAGGGAGTGGCATGA
- a CDS encoding ABC transporter permease, translated as MTSGYIAIEWWQLCFALGFVLLSGAVSVWYGLRLERDLAWGTVRTFVQLMAMGYILRLLFGLQNAVAVLCIYVVMTWFASRIVRDRVGETGVSYFGPTFLSASFSFMLVTMLVTAVIVQASPWWDPRYFIPIGGMVAGNSMNALAISLDRLFTELRLRRSEVEMRLCLGADYEEASRDIFRDALKSGMVPSINSMMGVGIVSLPGMMTGQILAGADPAEAVRYQIVVMLMIVAATALSSFLVLRLVRRRCFGTGHRLLVRYR; from the coding sequence ATGACGTCCGGATACATTGCCATCGAGTGGTGGCAGCTGTGTTTTGCGCTGGGGTTTGTATTGCTTTCCGGGGCGGTCTCAGTATGGTACGGCCTGCGTCTTGAGCGCGACCTTGCATGGGGCACTGTGCGCACTTTTGTGCAGCTTATGGCCATGGGATATATACTGCGCCTGCTTTTCGGGTTGCAGAACGCTGTGGCGGTATTATGTATATATGTGGTCATGACATGGTTTGCATCGCGAATCGTGCGTGACAGAGTGGGGGAGACAGGCGTATCCTATTTCGGGCCGACCTTTCTTTCCGCGTCATTCAGTTTCATGCTTGTCACCATGCTTGTGACGGCGGTCATTGTGCAGGCCAGCCCGTGGTGGGACCCCCGCTATTTCATTCCCATAGGGGGAATGGTGGCAGGCAATTCCATGAACGCGCTTGCCATTTCGCTGGACAGGCTGTTCACGGAACTGCGCCTGCGACGCAGTGAAGTTGAAATGCGCCTTTGTCTGGGCGCCGATTACGAAGAAGCGAGCCGCGATATTTTCCGGGACGCGCTGAAGTCCGGCATGGTGCCTTCCATCAATTCCATGATGGGCGTGGGCATAGTTTCGCTGCCGGGCATGATGACCGGTCAGATTCTGGCTGGTGCCGATCCCGCGGAAGCTGTGCGCTACCAGATTGTGGTCATGCTGATGATAGTGGCGGCAACGGCGCTCAGCAGCTTTCTGGTGCTGCGGCTGGTGCGCAGGCGCTGCTTCGGTACAGGACACCGTCTGCTGGTTCGTTACAGATGA
- the purE gene encoding 5-(carboxyamino)imidazole ribonucleotide mutase: protein MPQVGIFIGSISDEETLRPCTEVLDKLGISYLFTVSSAHRTPERTESLVDTLEKDGCQVFICAAGMAAHLAGAVAARTLRPVIGVPVTASKLGGMDALLATVQMPPGYPVGTVALDKAGAKNAGWFAAQIIALNDPELAQRLAAARKEFTAEVIRAGEDLERRMAQGR, encoded by the coding sequence ATGCCTCAGGTCGGCATTTTCATCGGAAGCATCTCTGACGAGGAAACCCTGCGCCCCTGCACCGAGGTGCTGGACAAGCTGGGCATCAGCTATCTGTTTACTGTCAGTTCCGCGCACCGTACCCCTGAACGCACGGAATCGCTGGTGGATACGCTGGAAAAAGACGGCTGTCAGGTCTTTATCTGTGCCGCAGGCATGGCCGCCCATCTGGCGGGCGCCGTGGCCGCACGCACTCTGCGCCCTGTCATCGGGGTACCTGTCACCGCCTCAAAACTGGGCGGCATGGATGCGCTGCTGGCAACGGTGCAGATGCCTCCCGGATATCCGGTGGGCACCGTGGCACTGGACAAGGCAGGCGCCAAAAACGCAGGCTGGTTTGCCGCGCAGATAATCGCCCTGAACGACCCGGAACTGGCACAGCGCCTTGCCGCGGCACGCAAGGAGTTCACCGCCGAGGTGATACGCGCCGGAGAAGATCTGGAACGCCGTATGGCACAGGGCAGATAA
- the purD gene encoding phosphoribosylamine--glycine ligase, producing the protein MKILIVGSGGREHALAWKLRQSPLVDELFIAPGNGGTALEGTNVPIAEDDLPAIVAFAREHSIDLVVPGPELPLVLGIKDSLAAAGIACFGPNAFSAQLEGSKAFAKHIMREAGVPTADFGVFDDFYEARDYVLRHGAPIVVKADGLAAGKGVVVARTTEEAIEALDDIMVKKIYGSAGAHVVVEAALAGEEASFLALVDGETIVPLPSAQDHKAVGEGDTGPNTGGMGAYSPAPVLPADRWDEMTELVIRPIVRTLAAKDTPFCGVLYAGLMMTADGPYVLEYNVRFGDPECQPLLMRLDGDLAAIMMAAATGRLDSVPVTYNPRTALGVVIAAQGYPGSYDSGMEISGIEEAEADGAKVFQAGTSLKDGKTVSRGGRVLCVTALGDTLAQAQQKAYAAADRVRMEKSYYRRDIGNKGLSRA; encoded by the coding sequence GTGAAGATCCTGATTGTCGGCTCCGGCGGACGCGAACATGCCCTCGCATGGAAGCTGCGCCAAAGTCCGCTCGTCGACGAGCTGTTCATCGCCCCAGGTAACGGCGGTACCGCCCTTGAAGGCACAAACGTGCCCATCGCCGAAGACGATCTGCCTGCCATCGTGGCCTTTGCCCGCGAACACAGCATAGACCTTGTGGTACCCGGGCCCGAACTCCCCCTTGTTCTCGGCATCAAGGATTCCCTTGCCGCCGCAGGCATCGCCTGCTTCGGCCCCAACGCTTTTTCCGCCCAGCTCGAAGGCAGCAAGGCCTTTGCCAAGCACATCATGCGCGAAGCAGGCGTACCCACTGCCGACTTCGGCGTGTTTGACGATTTTTACGAAGCCCGTGACTATGTGCTGCGTCATGGCGCGCCCATCGTGGTAAAAGCCGACGGGCTGGCCGCGGGCAAAGGTGTTGTGGTGGCCCGCACCACGGAAGAAGCCATCGAAGCCCTTGATGACATCATGGTCAAAAAAATCTACGGCAGCGCCGGAGCCCATGTGGTGGTGGAAGCCGCACTGGCCGGAGAGGAAGCATCGTTTCTCGCGCTGGTGGACGGCGAAACCATAGTGCCCCTGCCTTCGGCGCAGGACCACAAAGCCGTGGGCGAGGGCGACACCGGTCCCAACACCGGCGGCATGGGCGCATACAGCCCCGCACCGGTCCTGCCCGCAGACCGCTGGGACGAGATGACCGAACTGGTCATACGCCCCATCGTACGCACGCTGGCCGCCAAAGATACACCTTTCTGCGGCGTGCTGTACGCCGGACTCATGATGACCGCGGACGGACCTTATGTGCTGGAGTATAATGTCCGCTTCGGCGATCCGGAATGCCAGCCGCTGCTCATGAGGCTGGACGGCGATCTTGCAGCCATCATGATGGCTGCCGCCACAGGCAGACTGGACAGCGTGCCCGTGACATACAATCCCCGGACAGCGCTTGGAGTGGTCATCGCGGCACAGGGGTATCCGGGCAGCTATGATTCGGGCATGGAAATCAGCGGCATAGAAGAAGCAGAAGCAGACGGTGCCAAAGTGTTTCAGGCGGGCACCAGCCTGAAAGACGGCAAAACGGTCTCCCGCGGGGGACGTGTGCTGTGCGTCACCGCGCTGGGCGACACGCTGGCTCAGGCGCAGCAAAAAGCCTATGCCGCCGCAGACCGCGTACGCATGGAAAAAAGCTACTACCGTCGTGATATAGGCAACAAAGGCCTCTCACGGGCGTAA